In Halorhabdus tiamatea SARL4B, a genomic segment contains:
- a CDS encoding NADPH-dependent FMN reductase produces MAETHVVAISGSLRDDSYTRKSLRIALDAAEDAGASTELLDLREWELPVFDADTENAGDAETFRERIQAADSVLLGTPVYHGSFSAPLKNALDYCGFDEFEHTTIGLLAVAGGRFPITALEQLRTVGRSLDAWVIPLQVAIPRASNAYEDGELVDEEHRELIETLGRETVQYAHIEPDPASFESGENVGADD; encoded by the coding sequence GACGACAGCTATACGAGAAAATCGCTCCGAATTGCTCTCGACGCGGCCGAAGACGCCGGGGCAAGCACCGAACTACTCGACCTCCGGGAGTGGGAGTTGCCGGTGTTCGACGCCGACACCGAGAACGCGGGGGACGCCGAAACGTTTCGTGAGCGAATTCAAGCGGCGGACTCGGTACTCTTGGGGACGCCGGTCTATCACGGCTCGTTCAGCGCGCCGCTGAAGAACGCCCTAGATTACTGTGGCTTCGACGAGTTCGAGCACACGACGATCGGCCTGCTCGCGGTCGCCGGCGGGCGCTTCCCGATTACCGCGCTCGAACAACTCCGGACGGTCGGGCGTTCGCTCGACGCCTGGGTCATCCCCCTGCAGGTTGCGATCCCGCGGGCCTCGAATGCCTACGAGGACGGCGAGTTAGTCGATGAGGAACACCGGGAGTTGATCGAAACGCTCGGCAGGGAAACGGTCCAGTACGCCCACATCGAACCCGATCCGGCGTCCTTCGAGAGCGGCGAGAACGTCGGTGCAGACGACTGA
- a CDS encoding YIP1 family protein, whose product MTQWVDPAGRGRERGPIGLFRAWIGVMTAPREFFRQAVAPGDQAPGLVFLSVVVAIEESLRYVLVPSGAPVFGGRPVASAVLAVLVTVVLIAPTGLHLLAAIQTILLWPITEDRAGISETVQVLAYATAPCVVSGVSLAPLQLLAAGYGSVLLIVGLSTVHEVSYWKTTLAGATPAALLYGVAFGGFDALGALV is encoded by the coding sequence GTGACGCAGTGGGTCGATCCGGCGGGACGTGGCCGTGAACGCGGACCGATCGGTCTATTTCGGGCGTGGATCGGCGTGATGACCGCACCGCGCGAGTTCTTCCGGCAGGCTGTCGCGCCGGGGGATCAGGCACCAGGACTGGTCTTTCTTTCCGTCGTCGTGGCGATCGAAGAGAGTCTGCGGTACGTGCTAGTTCCCAGCGGAGCGCCCGTATTTGGCGGTCGTCCGGTGGCGTCGGCGGTGCTCGCCGTCCTCGTGACGGTCGTGTTGATCGCGCCGACCGGACTCCACCTTCTCGCGGCGATCCAGACGATCCTGCTGTGGCCGATCACCGAGGATCGGGCGGGCATCAGCGAGACCGTCCAGGTGCTCGCGTACGCGACTGCCCCGTGCGTCGTGTCGGGGGTGTCATTGGCCCCGCTCCAACTCCTGGCGGCCGGGTACGGATCGGTGTTGTTGATCGTCGGGCTGTCGACGGTTCACGAGGTGAGCTACTGGAAGACCACACTCGCCGGAGCGACCCCGGCGGCGCTGCTGTATGGCGTCGCCTTCGGTGGGTTCGATGCGCTCGGAGCGCTTGTCTGA